In Mycobacterium sp. Aquia_213, the sequence GGTCGGTGAAGGTGACGCGCACGTATTCTCCGGTGTCGGTCACATCGGTAACCTCGGCGTCGCCGCGCAGCTGGGCGCGCGGGTGGCGCTTCAGGTTTGCCCTCAGCAGGCTCTCCAACTCCGGCTGGTCGAACATGTTGGCCTGCGGGAAGCCGTTGCGGCTGCGGGAGGTGTCGCGGGTGAATTCGGCCAGGACGCGGAATCGATCGTCGAGCAATCGCAAGCCCAGTGTCGGCCGTGAAATGGCCGCGAACTCATCGGCGATGCCGAGCCGGGCGATCACGCGGTAGATCTCGTCGTCGAGGTGTACGGCGCGCGGTTGTTGGTAGACGCCGGGCCAGCGATCGAGGACCAGGCTGTCCACTCCGTATTGCGCCAACAGGGTGGCGGCGGTGATGCCGGTCGGCCCCGCACCGACGATGACGACGGGGATGCGGCGAATAGCCTTGGGGTTCATCTGAATCGGATGGCGTTGCGCTGTGTGCCGAGGTCGATGGCGCCGTCATCGGTGGCTACCGACGCCTCCACGATGTCCCCATGCTGTAGATAATTCGGGTTGCCGGCCTGACGGCTGAAGAACACCTTCCATTTGAGCGAGGTCGGCAACAGGTTTCCGATCATGGCCAGGGGCTTGGGCGGGGCGCTGAGCGCGGTGCCCGCGGGAGTACCGGTGAGCACCAAGTCGCCGGGTGCGAGTTCCTGGAATTGAGTGAGTGACTGCAGCGCCTGCAGCGGCCGATACAACATGTCTGGATCGACGAGCGCGTTCTGCCGTTCGACGCCACTGACGCGCAGGCGCAGCCGCAGATCGCCGAAGCGAGCGAGCTCTTCGGCCGTCAGCAACACCAGCTCCGGACCGACCGGGGTGAACGTCGGATACGACTTGGCCTCGTAGAACTGGGTTTGTGGAAGCTGGACGTCGCGGGCGGAAACGTCGTTGGTGACGACCAGCCCCGCGATGAACTCGGCTAGGTTCGCGTCGGAAATGGTTGTGCCGACCGGAATTGCGCGTCCGATCACCATCCCGATCTCCACCTCGTAGTCGAGCAGCTGGACGTGTGGGGGTTTGACGATGTCGTCGAACGGGCCGTTGATCGACGCCGAGGCCTTGCGGAAGAAGGTCAGCGGTACCGAGGCGGGATCCATGCCCGCGTCCCTGACGTGCGACTCAAAGTTGGTCATTTGAGCCACTACTCGGCATGGTCGGGTTACCGGCGACAGCAACGTGAGGTCGTCAATCGCAACGGTATCCGCGCTTGCGGCCGCGTCGATGGCCGCGCGATCCGACAGCAGCGCGCCGGTCGTCGTCGCGGTGGTGTCGATCCTTGCCGCGCCGGTTTCGGTCTTGAGCCACCAGGCGTCAGCAGTGCGCAGTACGGAAATGGTCATGATGTGGGTACTTTCAGTAGGCCGACGACGCGGTTGATATCGAACTCGTTGTTGGCGCGAAGAGCGGTGAACATCGAAACCAGTTCGTGGCGAGCCGATTTCAGGTCGGTTCCGAGGAAGTCTTTGGTCGCTGCCGGACCCCACTGGGCCAGGCCGGAGGCGCTGAAGGGTGCCCAGCCGGGCTCGACGGTGTTGTCGAACAGGTCCCCGTCGGCGAAGTGCTCGACCAGAAAGCCGTCGGGATCGCGCCAGTAGTCGAATATCTGACTGCCCTGGATGTGCCTGCCGATTCCCCAGGACCGAAAGTAGCCGCGCTCTTGCAGGTATTCGCCGCCCGCCGCCAGCGCATCGAGATCGCTTACCTGAAAAGCCGAATGGACGTAACGGTTCGCCGGGCCCAAAGCCAGCGCTAGCGTGTGGTGATCGGCGGGCGTCGAACCTTGATCGCAGCGGATGAAGCTCATCGTCGGTCCTCGTTTGCGCTGACCGGGGAAAAACAGGAAGTCGCTGACGACCATGCCCAGGTTGTCCAGATACCAATTCAGGGTTTCGAGGTACTTCGTCGTCTGCACCACCAGGTGGCCCAGACGCTGCACCCGAGCGGGTACGCGTGCCGGACGCTGAGCGGTGTTGAGACGTAGCGGGTGTTCCCCGAAGTTGAACGTGTGGGCCTGCTGACTCGGCAGTTCCGGCAGCTCGTGCGTACCGGCCACGACGCGTACCGCCATCCCGGCGGGGTCGATCAGGTCGACCGACAGGCCGCCGAGGTTCTCCGGCAGCGGCCGCGCGCGGGTACCGCATGCTTCGGCCAGTCGCAACACGTCGGCTTCGCCGCCGGCCCGAAAGGCCGCGCAGGTGAATCGCGTTCGCTGCCCGTGCCGCACGATCACGCACGGTGCACCCGCCTGGGTGCCGCGCAGCTGAATTTCGTCCGGACCACGTTGCGCCGCCTGAAACCCGAAAGCCCGCGCGAATGCCTCGGAGCGGGGCAGGTCCGGCTTCTCGAATTCCAGCCACGCGATGTCGACGACCCTGATCACCGGATTTCGGGACCGGCCGGTGTGTTCGCCGGGGAGTGCGCCCTGCTCGCTGTGCAGGTCCCGGTGCGTGTGCTTGGCTTGAGAAAACATAACTGACGAAATCGTCACATACGGGACAACGTCCGGTCAAGGTTTCTGACGAAATCCTCAAAAGTGATGCATACTCGTTGAGATGAGCGCGATGCCCGACGAAGCAGATCCGCCCAATCGCTTGGAGCGGCGCAAACAGCGCACCCGGGCGGCGCTGATCAAGGCCGCACAGCGGTTGATCGCCGAGGGAAGACTCAACGTTCCGGTTCTCGAAATCACCCGCGCCGCCGACGTCGGGATGGGCTCCTTTTACAACCACTTCGACACCAAGGAGCAGTTGTTCGAGGCCGCGGTCGCCGACGTGCTGGACGCCCACGGGGCGATGCTGGACCGGCTCACCGAATCGATCGACGATCCGGCCGAAACCTTCGCCGCCAGTTTCCGGCTGACCGGTCGGTTATTTCGGCAGCGCCCTCAGGAGAGCGAGATCCTGCTGGCGCACGGACCGGCATTGCTGTCGTCCGATCGTGGGCTGGCTCCGCGCGCGCTGCGCGATATCAAGGCCGGTGTCGATGCGGGCAGGTTCAATGTCGACGACCCGGAACTCGCTCTCGCCATGGCCGGCGGTGCGCTGCTGGGACTCGGCAAGCTGCTGCGCGACGACCCGGGCCGCGACGACGCGCGGGCCGCCGACACCGTCACCGAAAACGTACTGCGCCTGTTCGGGCTCGGTGCCGACGAGGCCCACGAGGTCTGCCGGCGCCCGCTGCCCGACGCGTTCGCCGAGGCCTGAGCCGCTTGATCACACGTAAATCGGTGTCACGTCGATGAATACGCGATAGTCGTCGATTTTCCGTCATCGTCCGCGTGATCCATGGTGTCGACGATCTCGAAAACGTGTTGTGGCCGTGGGTAATTCAGCTCAGTCAACGGACGATGTGAAGCGAGCGTCAGCGATTACGGGTGTCGATTGACCACAGGGTTGCACAGCCCGGGCATTGGAGGTGCACCCGCATCGCGTGATTGCTCAACAGATACTGCCAATGCGAACCGCAATTGCGGCTGCTGCGGCACTCCGCACACTTGTCGCGGCCCCAGCCGCAATTGGGGCAGGGTAGCCACGCACGCCGAGAAGCATCGGCGTGCGGATCAATCGGCAACGCAAGTGTCACGGGCAAGCCCTCCTATCCGCGCATTAGGTTAGGCTACCCATACTATTAATGCAAAACGCGGGCCTTTAGGAGCTCACCCGGTCGTATGCGCGGGCGCGGCGGGTCGCGGGCTGACCTGCTTGGGGCGAATCGCCACCAGCGCCACCCCGACGGCAAAGACCGCAGCGGTCACCCACGGAAAGCGCCCGTCCGGGGCGAACCCGTCGGCGGCGACGAACTCCAGGCCATATGCCGCCAGCACGGCACCCACCAGCATGATCGGTTCGCCCCAGCGCTCGGGGAGCGGGATGCCGAGTAAGGGGAGTGGTGCGGCGAACAGGCGTCGTCCCCACCACAACAACACCAGCAAGACCGCCGCGACCAGCCCGAGGATGGCAATCCATTCCAGCCGCCCCAGCCACCATGCCGCCGTGCCCTCCGCCGGCTGCGGAATCAAGCCGGCCGGGTAGCCGACGACCGCCACGATCACGACGGGAATCATGTGCCACAGATAAAGGGCCATCACGTTGTTGTTGCCAACGGCGAGCACGCGCCGGATCGGGCCCGCGCGAAGGATGCGGTTGAGCGCGGGTGCGGCCGCCATCGCTAGTCCGGCCTGCGCGCATCCGAACGCCAGCATGGCCACCGTCGGCGGTGAGGTGTTCTGCACGGCCTCACCGGGAATGCCGATCATGCTGACCGGATACCCGGCCAGCCAGATCAGCAGTGCCAGCGCTGCCCCGGATCCGGCGGCCAGCAGCAGGGGCCTACGGCCGCCCAATAGCCCACCATGCCAAGCGATTCCGAGCTGATAAAGCGTTCCCCAGCACAACAGGTAGTTCAGCCAACCGAGGTCGTGCAGGGGGCCCTGCTTCAACATGGTGTCGACCACGGTAACCGCCACGGCGATCGCTGCCGGCACCCAAAGCCCCCAACGGCGTTGTGCGGCAATCGCAATCGGAGTCAACGACACCACCAACACGTATACCGCGAGAAACCACAGGTGCATCGCCACCGCCCAGCCCGCGTATTCGAGTAGCGAAGCGCCGACGCCGTACGCCGCCGCAGCCACCACGACCGCTGACACCAGCGCGACGTACACCACCGTCGGGCCCAGAACCCGGGCGAGCCGACGCCGCAGCCAGGCCTGGCGCGACACCGCACCGCTTTCGCGGTGATGCGTCCAGGACACCGCGCCCGCATAACCCGCCACCAGGAAGAACACCGGGACCGCCTGGAACGGCCACGTCAGCCACTGTGTCCAGGGCATGTCGACGAGCGGATTCTGTCGTCCGAATTGTCCGTCGTGGTAGGTCACGGAGCCGGCCAGCCAGTGCCCGAGCACGATCAGGATCACGCCCGAGACGCGGTAGTAATCTGCCGCCAGATTGCGGACCGGGCCTGCGGTATTTGCGCGGTCCATCAGATCGCGGGAAGCTCGACGCGGTACACAGCGCCACGGTACTCGACCGCAGCAGGTCGCATCGATGGTCAGGCAGGTCAGCCAAACCGGCCGGAAATGTAGTCCTCGGTGGCCTTTTGGTCAGGCGTGGAGAAAATCTTCTCGGTGTTGTTGATTTCCACCAACCGTCCGGGTTTGCCGGTGGCCTCCAGGTTGAAGAACGCGGTCTGATCACTGACGCGAGCGGCCTGCTGCATGTTGTGGGTAACGATGACGATCGTGTAGTCCTTTTTGAGCTCAGCAATCAATTCCTCGATGGCCAGCGTCGAGATGGGGTCAAGCGCGGAACAGGGTTCGTCCATTAGCAACACACTGGGTGAGACGGCAATCGCCCGTGCGATGCACAGCCGCTGCTGCTGGCCACCGGATAGGCCGCCGCCGGGCGCGTCCAGCCGATCTTTGACCTCGTTCCATAGGCTTGCCCCGCGCAACGACCGTTCGGCGAGCTCATCGAGACTTCGCTTCTTGTGCATTCCTTGCAGTTTCAATCCGGCGAGCACATTGTCGCGAATCGACATGGTGGGAAAGGGGTTTGGTCGCTGGAAGACCATCCCGACAATGCGGCGTACACCAACCGCGCCGACCCCCGCACCGTAGATGTCCCAGCCGTCGAGCAACACCGATCCTTCCACCCGGCCCCCCGGGATGGTCTCGTGCAGACGGTTCAGCGCCCGCAACACGGTGGATTTGCCGCACCCGGATGGTCCTATCAGCGCGGTGACGCTTCGAGGATTGACCGTCATGTCGAGGTCGGCCACCGCCTTGAAGGAGCCGTAGTAAATGTTGAGATCCCGGACTTCCACCCGTTTCGCGCCCCTGCGTTGGCCAGGTTCCCTCGCCGCTTCCGTCGCGGCGGGCGCTGGCGGGGCGGTGTGTTCGGGACTCCCGATCGCCGCGTCGTCCGTTGTCATGTTGATGTCTTGTGTCACGCGATCCTCCTGTGATGTCGTTCGCGTTCAGACCCGGCCGATTGCTCATGCTCTAGGTTCGACCACATGTCCGCGACCAACGCTGGTCCGGCCGGCGATCCATCGGGCCGCCACGGTGAATAGCAGGACTATCACCACTAGCGTGAGCGCTCCTGCCCACGCACGGGCCTGGGCGGCTTTGTATCCGGTGATGGCGTTACCGAAGATCTGTAAGGACAGTGTCGACATGCGCTTCGTTGGATTGAGTTCGACGAACAAGTCATTGCCGAGCGCGGTCAGCAGCAGCGGCGCCGTTTCTCCCATGGCGCGCGCGAACGCGAGCATGACGCCGGTGATAATTCCGGAACTGGCAGCGGGCAAAACAATCGACACAATGGTGCCTGCTTTGCTGGCGCCCAATGCGAGGGAGGCTTCGCGCAGTTCGCGGGGCACGAGCCGCAGCATTTCTTCGGTCGAGCGAATCACCAGCGGCAGCATGACCAGTCCGAGGGCTATTCCTCCGGCTATGCCAGAAAATCCGAAGAACACCACCCACATCGCATAGACCAGCGCTCCGGTCACGATCGTTGGCACGCCGACCAGGATGTCGGTCAGAAAGCGTGTCACCCTTGCCAGTTGGCCTCCGTATTCGACCAGGTAGATCGCTGCAGCGATACCGAGGGGCATCGACAGCAGCGTCGCGATGCCGGTAACGATGAGGCTTCCGATGATGCCGTTGAGGAAACCTCCGCCCGGCTGGCCGGGATTGCCGGGTGGGGTCTGGGTGAGGAACTCCGGGCCCAGGTACCTCAGTCCCTGACCGGCGACGTAGACCAGCACCCAGACCAGCACGCCGACGGTGCCGATCATCACCAGTAGCAGCACGGCGTGCATGAACAAGTTGGTGATCTGACGGCGGCGCTCGCCGGGCATCGCGTCGACCTCGGACAGTCCCTCCAACGGCTCTTTTTCGGTCGTCGTACTCATGCGATGTGCTCCGACACCCGGCCGACGATGCGCTTGCCGATCACGTTGACCAGCAAGGACAACAACAGCAGCGCGAACGCCACCACGAATAGTGAATCCAGATGAAAGGGCTGGTTGGCTTCGGTGAACTCATTGGCGATGACGCTCGGCATGGTGGATCCCGCGCGCATTATCCCGTGCGGGATAGTCAACACGTTGTTGCCGATCAGCATGGTGACCGCGATCGTTTCGCCGAACGCGCGGCCTAGACCCAGGATCGCAGCGCCGATGATCCCCGAACGCGACCGCGGCAACACCGCGATGCGCATCATCTCCCACTTGGTGGCGCCCACCGCCAGCGCTGCCTCTTTTTCGGCAGCCGGTGCGGTGTCGAAAACTTCCCGACAAATGGCGGTGACGATGGGCAGCACCATGATCGCGAGGACGACGCCGGCCGCGAACACGGAATATCCGAAAAATGGGCCCTGGAACAACCAGCCGATCACCGGGATGTCCGACACCGACGTCAATCCGCGACCGATCGGTCCCAGCGCGGGGATCAGCGCGAACACCCCCCAAAAGCCGTAGACCACGCTTGGGATCGCCGCGAGCAGGTCGACCAACGACGACAACGGTCGGCGAAGTACCGCCGGCGACAGATTGGTGATGTAGAGGGCCACCGCGATCGCAACCGGCACCGCGATCACCATCGCGACCAGCGAGGTCACCACGGTCCCGTAGACGAACTGCAAGATCCCGTAAGGATTCGGCTCGGATAAAGTCGCAACTGCTTCCGATGGCGCCCATCGGGCGTGGAAGAAACTCAGCGGCCCGTAGTGCGACAGTGCCGGCCACGCCCTTATCAGAAGGAACACAGCGGTAGCTACCAAGACCGCGATCACGGTCAGCGCCGCGGCGGCCATCAGCCGTCCGAACACCCCGTCGATGAACCGGCCGTCCGATGATGGTTCCGACGTGTCGGGCGGGGACAGGACTTCCGCGGTCAAAACTTCCCCCTGGGGGCGTTCCGGCTCATTTCGTGACCGGGCCGCCGTTGAGGGTGATCTTTTGAACCATGCCCATTGCCAAACCCTGCAGATCCTTGCCCAGCGGCGCGTAGTTGACGCTGGCAGCATCGTCCTGTCCGCTAGACAGGGTCCAGGAGAAAAAGTTGACCAGCGCCTTTGCCTTCGCCGCGTCGGTCTGGTTCTGGTACACCAACCCGTAGACGGTGCCGGTGATCGGGTAGGCGTTCGGATCGGACCCGTCGGTCAGGCTCACCCGCAGGTCTGGTGGGTAAGCGATGCCTTGGGTGCCCGCGGTGATGGTGGCTACGCAGGGCTGAATGAAGTTGCCCGCCTTGTTTTTCACGACGCCGTAATTGAGGTTCTGCGCCAGCACGTAGGCCAACTCGACGTAGCCGATGCTTCCGTCGGTCTGGTTGATCACCCCGGAAACTCCCTCATTGCCCTTGCCGCCGATGCCCACCGGCCACGCGATGTCCTTGCCGAAGCTCCTATCGGGGCCGCCGAGGGTCTGCACCCAGGTCGGGCTTTCCTTGGTCAGAAAATCCGTCCAAACCGCGGTTGTGCCGGAGCCATCCGAACGATGGGCCACCGCGATCGGCTGGTCAGGCAGGGTGGTGCCTGGATTCAGCGCGACGAGCGCAGGGTCGTTCCATTTGGTGATCTTCCCGGCGAAGATCTTGCCCAACGTGTCACCGTCGAACTTCAGACCGGTTTGGACGCCCTTCACGTTGTAGGTGGGTACGACGGCGCCCAATGTCAAAGGGATGTGCAGGATCGCGCCGAATTTCGCGGCGGCCAGCTCGCCGTCCTTCATCGGGGTGTCGGATGCGCCGAAGTCGACTGTGCCGGCGACGATCTGCTGCACACCGCCCCCCGACCCGATGGGCTGATAGGCGACCTGCACCCCATCGGATTGTGAGTAGTTCTTGGTCCACACCGACATGGCCGGCGCGACGAACGTCGACCCGGCGCCTGACAACCTGTTCGCACCGCCGTCGATCTTGGGGATCGTCCTCGGGTAACCGGGCTTGGCGGCCGCCTGCTGGCCGCAAATCTGGCCCGCTAGGCCCTGCTGGGTGCTGCTGGCAGCGCCACCGCCGCTGGTGCTTCCACACCCTGTCAGCCAGGTCGCAGAAATAGCGACCACGGCAGTGATCGTCATGTTGCGGAGGAACATCAACCCCTCCTGAATTCTGCGATGCCGGTGGCATCACCTTCATCGAAGACCGACGACATGAACAGGTAGCGTTTCAAGGCTGACGGGGAGATGAATGCCGCAACGCCGCTGCAAGCCAGCTCGTCACGGCGCCCACTCGATATGGGTTGCAGCCGGCGCTACCGCGGTCTCGACAAGAACCCCAGTGAGTGACTGAGGTTGTATTCCGCAGCGCTGGTCAGTCCCTGCTGGAGTTCCCATTCGTAGCCGCGGATCGCGAGCAAGTAGGCGTGGGGAACGGTTTCGAAGCACTGCTGGGTGGTCGCCAGGATTGCCGGCACCGAGATTGCGTGCGAGGTGAAGCTGAAGTCTAGCTTCGGCTCCGGACAGCTCACGGTGAACGATTTGACCGCAAGGTCTTTCGTGGCGTCCACGAACAACACTCGCGTAAATCGGCTGATCAGATCGGCGTCTTCGAGGCTCAGCTGATAGGTACGGCGCAGGCGTGCGCGAGGCCGAGGATGGATTTGCTCGAGCCGGTCGATGAAGGCCCAGCCCAACCCGTCGTCCTGACGTCCGGCGTTGCCGATGCCGTAGATCAGCGACGTGGGGTTGTCGAACAGCCCAAGAGTGACACAGTCGGGTTCAGCGCACGCGCTCATCGAGCACCCGCCCCTGCGAGTCGACAACGGTGACGACCAAAGGCATCTGCCCCAGGGCGTGGGTGGCGCAGCTCAGGCAGGGATCGTAGGCGCGGATCCCCACCTCGATGGCATTCATCATGCCCTCGGTGATCTCAGCCTGGCCGCCGAGATAGTCCTCGGCGACACTGCGTACCGTCCG encodes:
- a CDS encoding TetR/AcrR family transcriptional regulator; this translates as MSAMPDEADPPNRLERRKQRTRAALIKAAQRLIAEGRLNVPVLEITRAADVGMGSFYNHFDTKEQLFEAAVADVLDAHGAMLDRLTESIDDPAETFAASFRLTGRLFRQRPQESEILLAHGPALLSSDRGLAPRALRDIKAGVDAGRFNVDDPELALAMAGGALLGLGKLLRDDPGRDDARAADTVTENVLRLFGLGADEAHEVCRRPLPDAFAEA
- a CDS encoding hydrogenase maturation protease; translated protein: MSACAEPDCVTLGLFDNPTSLIYGIGNAGRQDDGLGWAFIDRLEQIHPRPRARLRRTYQLSLEDADLISRFTRVLFVDATKDLAVKSFTVSCPEPKLDFSFTSHAISVPAILATTQQCFETVPHAYLLAIRGYEWELQQGLTSAAEYNLSHSLGFLSRPR
- a CDS encoding VOC family protein; this translates as MFSQAKHTHRDLHSEQGALPGEHTGRSRNPVIRVVDIAWLEFEKPDLPRSEAFARAFGFQAAQRGPDEIQLRGTQAGAPCVIVRHGQRTRFTCAAFRAGGEADVLRLAEACGTRARPLPENLGGLSVDLIDPAGMAVRVVAGTHELPELPSQQAHTFNFGEHPLRLNTAQRPARVPARVQRLGHLVVQTTKYLETLNWYLDNLGMVVSDFLFFPGQRKRGPTMSFIRCDQGSTPADHHTLALALGPANRYVHSAFQVSDLDALAAGGEYLQERGYFRSWGIGRHIQGSQIFDYWRDPDGFLVEHFADGDLFDNTVEPGWAPFSASGLAQWGPAATKDFLGTDLKSARHELVSMFTALRANNEFDINRVVGLLKVPTS
- a CDS encoding acyltransferase family protein, with translation MDRANTAGPVRNLAADYYRVSGVILIVLGHWLAGSVTYHDGQFGRQNPLVDMPWTQWLTWPFQAVPVFFLVAGYAGAVSWTHHRESGAVSRQAWLRRRLARVLGPTVVYVALVSAVVVAAAAYGVGASLLEYAGWAVAMHLWFLAVYVLVVSLTPIAIAAQRRWGLWVPAAIAVAVTVVDTMLKQGPLHDLGWLNYLLCWGTLYQLGIAWHGGLLGGRRPLLLAAGSGAALALLIWLAGYPVSMIGIPGEAVQNTSPPTVAMLAFGCAQAGLAMAAAPALNRILRAGPIRRVLAVGNNNVMALYLWHMIPVVIVAVVGYPAGLIPQPAEGTAAWWLGRLEWIAILGLVAAVLLVLLWWGRRLFAAPLPLLGIPLPERWGEPIMLVGAVLAAYGLEFVAADGFAPDGRFPWVTAAVFAVGVALVAIRPKQVSPRPAAPAHTTG
- a CDS encoding fumarylacetoacetate hydrolase family protein, whose product is MTISVLRTADAWWLKTETGAARIDTTATTTGALLSDRAAIDAAASADTVAIDDLTLLSPVTRPCRVVAQMTNFESHVRDAGMDPASVPLTFFRKASASINGPFDDIVKPPHVQLLDYEVEIGMVIGRAIPVGTTISDANLAEFIAGLVVTNDVSARDVQLPQTQFYEAKSYPTFTPVGPELVLLTAEELARFGDLRLRLRVSGVERQNALVDPDMLYRPLQALQSLTQFQELAPGDLVLTGTPAGTALSAPPKPLAMIGNLLPTSLKWKVFFSRQAGNPNYLQHGDIVEASVATDDGAIDLGTQRNAIRFR
- the pstC gene encoding phosphate ABC transporter permease subunit PstC, whose translation is MTAEVLSPPDTSEPSSDGRFIDGVFGRLMAAAALTVIAVLVATAVFLLIRAWPALSHYGPLSFFHARWAPSEAVATLSEPNPYGILQFVYGTVVTSLVAMVIAVPVAIAVALYITNLSPAVLRRPLSSLVDLLAAIPSVVYGFWGVFALIPALGPIGRGLTSVSDIPVIGWLFQGPFFGYSVFAAGVVLAIMVLPIVTAICREVFDTAPAAEKEAALAVGATKWEMMRIAVLPRSRSGIIGAAILGLGRAFGETIAVTMLIGNNVLTIPHGIMRAGSTMPSVIANEFTEANQPFHLDSLFVVAFALLLLSLLVNVIGKRIVGRVSEHIA
- the pstS gene encoding phosphate ABC transporter substrate-binding protein PstS; its protein translation is MFLRNMTITAVVAISATWLTGCGSTSGGGAASSTQQGLAGQICGQQAAAKPGYPRTIPKIDGGANRLSGAGSTFVAPAMSVWTKNYSQSDGVQVAYQPIGSGGGVQQIVAGTVDFGASDTPMKDGELAAAKFGAILHIPLTLGAVVPTYNVKGVQTGLKFDGDTLGKIFAGKITKWNDPALVALNPGTTLPDQPIAVAHRSDGSGTTAVWTDFLTKESPTWVQTLGGPDRSFGKDIAWPVGIGGKGNEGVSGVINQTDGSIGYVELAYVLAQNLNYGVVKNKAGNFIQPCVATITAGTQGIAYPPDLRVSLTDGSDPNAYPITGTVYGLVYQNQTDAAKAKALVNFFSWTLSSGQDDAASVNYAPLGKDLQGLAMGMVQKITLNGGPVTK
- the pstB gene encoding phosphate ABC transporter ATP-binding protein PstB — its product is MEVRDLNIYYGSFKAVADLDMTVNPRSVTALIGPSGCGKSTVLRALNRLHETIPGGRVEGSVLLDGWDIYGAGVGAVGVRRIVGMVFQRPNPFPTMSIRDNVLAGLKLQGMHKKRSLDELAERSLRGASLWNEVKDRLDAPGGGLSGGQQQRLCIARAIAVSPSVLLMDEPCSALDPISTLAIEELIAELKKDYTIVIVTHNMQQAARVSDQTAFFNLEATGKPGRLVEINNTEKIFSTPDQKATEDYISGRFG
- the pstA gene encoding phosphate ABC transporter permease PstA, whose protein sequence is MPGERRRQITNLFMHAVLLLVMIGTVGVLVWVLVYVAGQGLRYLGPEFLTQTPPGNPGQPGGGFLNGIIGSLIVTGIATLLSMPLGIAAAIYLVEYGGQLARVTRFLTDILVGVPTIVTGALVYAMWVVFFGFSGIAGGIALGLVMLPLVIRSTEEMLRLVPRELREASLALGASKAGTIVSIVLPAASSGIITGVMLAFARAMGETAPLLLTALGNDLFVELNPTKRMSTLSLQIFGNAITGYKAAQARAWAGALTLVVIVLLFTVAARWIAGRTSVGRGHVVEPRA